The Rhodopirellula islandica genome segment CAAGGTGATTCTGTTCATCGACGAGTTGCACCTCGTTGTGGGAGCAGGCAATGCCGAAGGTTCGGCTGACGCGGCGAACTTGCTCAAGCCTGAGTTGGCTCGCGGTGCACTGCGATGCATTGGCGCCACGACGCTGGACGAGTACCGGCAGCACATTGAAAAGGATGCGGCGCTGGAGCGGCGGTTCCAGCCTGTGTTTGTGGGCGAGCCCAATGTGGAAGACACCGTGGCGATTCTGCGTGGCTTGAAGCCTCGTTATGAATCGCACCACGGTGTTCGGATCACGGACAGTGCGTTGGTTGCCGCCGCCAACCTTTCCGACCGCTACATCTCGGATCGGTTCTTGCCGGACAAGGCCATCGACTTGATCGATGAAGCCGCCAGTCGCTTGGCGATGGAAAAGGAAAGTGTGCCTGAACCGATCGATCGTTTGCAGCGACGCCTTCGCCAATTGGAGTTGGTTCACCGGCAGTTGGTGGATGAACAAGAGGCTTCTGCGGTCGAAAAACGAGTCGATGTGGAAGCGGAGATGGAAGCTGCCAAGGCGGAACTGGCCAGTTTGAAGGAGCAGTGGGAAACCGAAAAGATGGGGTTGGACGATGTCCAGTCCGTTCGCCAAGAGGTGGATCAGTTGCAGCATCGTTTCGCTCAGTTGGACGCGGAAGCCAAGGAGAAGCAACTCCGAGGTGAGAGTCCCGAAGACGCCTACAGTGAGATGTTGCAGGTGCAATCGCGGCTGCGTGAATTGCAGGCTCGAATTGATGAGGCTGAAAAACGCGATGAGTCAGCGCAAGAAGAAAGCGACGGTCCTGCGGATGAAAAGCGTCGTCTGCTCCGCAAGGAGGTGACGGAGGAAGAGATCGCTGAGGTTGTCAGCACTTGGACCGGCGTTCCCGTCACTCGCATGATGGAAACCGAACGGGCCAAGTTGTTGGTGATGGAAGAGCGTTTGCATCAACGAGTGGTGGGCCAGGATGAAGCGGTCACTGCCGTCTCGGACGCGGTCCGTCGCAGTCGCAGTGGTTTGCAAGATCCCAATCGTCCGATCGGATCGTTCCTGTTCTTGGGGCCAACCGGTGTCGGGAAAACGGAGCTTTGCAAGGCGCTGGCAGAAGTGATGTTCGATGACGATTCCGCAATGGTTCGCATCGACATGAGTGAGTTCATGGAACGGCACAGTGTCTCTCGTTTGATCGGTGCCCCTCCCGGCTATGTTGGCTACGAAGAGGGTGGCAAATTGACCGAGGCTGTGCGGCGGCGCCCGTACGCGGTGATCTTGCTCGATGAGATGGAGAAGGCTCATCCAGACGTCTTCAATATTTTGTTGCAGGTGCTCGACGATGGGCGCCTGACGGACGGGCAAGGCCGAACGGTGAACTTCACCAACACGGTCGTTGTGATGACCAGCAACGTTGGCAGCCAAGTGATCCAGCGCGTCACCGAGGAAGGCGGCGGCGAAGACGAAATGCGTGCGGCGGTCGAGGAAGCATTGAAGGCCAGGTTCTTGCCTGAGTTCCTCAACCGGATCGACGACACCGTGATCTTTCATCCGCTGCAGCAGACACAAATTCGGCGGATTGTGGAGTTGCAACTCGAGGAGCTTCGGACGCGACTGGCAGCCAACGGTTTGTCGGTCGAGATTTCGGAAGCCGCGATCGATCAAATCGCGGAGGTGGGATACGACCCTGCCTACGGTGCACGCCCTCTCAAGCGTGTGATCCAACGCGAGATCCAAAACCCGCTCGCATCCGCGATTTTAAAGAACAGTTATCCGGAGGGCACGGTGATCAAGATCGATCACAATGGCGACGGATTTGTGTTCTCGGGTTGAGTCGCTGCAGGAGGGCAACAGGGGCCGGTTCTCGCCGGCCCCTTTCTCATGGCGGGCTCCGTTCCGATCACAAAGCTGGCGGAATTGTCACGTGGACACCCTGAGTTTGTTGTTTGGCGTCCCGAGTCCTGCGACAATCACGGGGCCGATGATCCGTCCCCTTTCCGGTCAACGCTCCCATGAGATCTGGGGGCGGGTGCTGGAGCAGTTTGGGCATTGGTTGTTGGGTTTCGTTACGATGAGCTCACTTTGTCCCCAGTCCTCACGAGAGATTGTCCCTGATGTTGCAACGTTTTGCCTTGGTGTTGACGCTGGTTTGCGTTTCTTCCGTGGTTGGTTCCGCCGCGGAACAGCCCGCATTTGATGCTGAAAAATCGAAGCTCTCTTTCACTGGTTCCAAGCCGGATGGCAAGCATGAAGGTGGTTTCAAGAAGTTCACCGCTGACGCGGCCTTGAATATTGAAGAGCCCAGCAAGGGCTCGCTCAAGATCGAAATCGATGCGACGAGTCTTTGGTCCGATGCTGACAAGCTGACCAATCACCTGAAGAACCCGGACTTCTTTGACGTTCGCAAGCACCCCAAGATCACGTTCGAATCGACCAAGATTGAGCATGACCCGTCCGAAGACAAAGTGAACATTGTCGGGAAGTTGACCATGCTTGGCAAAACGGTCGAGGTCACCATCCCTTCGATGCCCAAGTTGACGGAAGACATGCTGGTCTTGGCTGCGAACTTTGACATTGATCGAACCAAGTGGGGCATGACCTACGGCAAGGGCAAGATCAACGACAAGGTTGCCATTCAAGCTCTCTTGGTCTTCAAGCGATAAGATTGTGGAAACGCAAATTCTACTTTGGTGTGTGCTGACGCCAGCGATCTTGTCGCTGGCGTTTGTCATTGGTGCTTGGGCAATTCTGCGATCCAAGCTGACGATTGCCCCGGATCGCTTGCCGGCAATCCTTGCGGTGATCGGGTGGTCGATTGCGGTGAGTGCCTGCATGTTGGCAAGACAGGATCTGGTTTGGCCTGCCCTGGACGCTTGGCAAGTCGTGTTGGCACCGATCTTTGTTTCGTCGTTGTTGTTGGCGGGGTGTCCTTGGGCACCCGCGTTGACGAACGCCACCGATTCAAAATCCAACGCTGGATTGTGGTGGTTGATCGCTGGTTTGGGATCCGTGGCCACGGCCATGTGGAGCATGCCCACCGGTGAGGGTTGGACGGACATGTTGCCGCTTCATCGTCCTTGGATGGCCTCCGTCGCCGGGGCCGCGTTGATCAACGTTTGGTCGTTGGACCGCATGCGGAGAACCGGTGCAGCGCCGTGGATCCTGTGGGTTGGACTGGCGGGTTTGGTCGCACCCACGTTGTTGGCCGCCAGTGCGTATGGTGGCTTGGCAGAGTGGATGGTGAGTGCTCTGGTGGCGACGACTGTTTTCGCCATCGCAGCGGCGCTCCTGCCCGAGTCAAAGATCGGAAGGCTGTTTCCGGCAGTGCTTCTGCTGGCGGCGAGCACAACCGCAACGGGGCGGTTCTACACTTACGAAGAACACCCGGCTTGGTTGTACGGTTTGATCCTGCTGCTGCCGACTTGTGTCTCCATCCCCGACGCTTGGCTTCAAAATCAATCGACAACTGTTCGAGTCTGCACGGCGGTCTCTGTCGCAGTGGTTCTGCTCAGTGTGATCGGATGGTTTCTGCTTGGGGATGCTCTGTTCGCCGAGCCGACGGAGGAATGGTGATTTGGAAGTGGAAAGGGCCACAGGGCCACAGGGCCACAGGGACTCAGGGACTCAGGACTCAGGACTCAGGACTCGTTCCATTTGCAGAGGGAGTTGACGTAGGCAGAGCCTCCGTCTCGGTTCCAGCCATCGAGTTGGCTGGGTTCTTTGAGTTGCTGGCCGCGACGCATGGGGGTCACAATGAATTGGCTGTCGATGTCTGGAAGCGTCGTCATGTCGCCCCATAGTTTTTCGAATTGCGCGACCGGGAACACGTCTTCTTGAGCGTGGCCCCAGCGTTTCTTGACTTCTTTGAGCGTGATGTAGGTGGGCAAGCGAGCGGCCATTTGGCGGACCGCGGCGTCGACAGCCGACGCGTCGTTCAGTGAATTTCGATCCAAGCCAAAGGAGTCCAGCAGGGCGTCGACGTCGATCCAGGTTGTCATCGAGTTGTAGAACTTGAGCCCAAACTCGATGCGTTCGTCGGGCATCGCGAGTCCTTCGACCAAGCGTGGACGACCTGCGACGAGGGCCAGTCCACCGCCGCGATCTTCGAGGCGACGAGGGATGACTTCGTAGCTGAGCGTGGCGCCGGATTCG includes the following:
- a CDS encoding YceI family protein — encoded protein: MLQRFALVLTLVCVSSVVGSAAEQPAFDAEKSKLSFTGSKPDGKHEGGFKKFTADAALNIEEPSKGSLKIEIDATSLWSDADKLTNHLKNPDFFDVRKHPKITFESTKIEHDPSEDKVNIVGKLTMLGKTVEVTIPSMPKLTEDMLVLAANFDIDRTKWGMTYGKGKINDKVAIQALLVFKR
- the clpB gene encoding ATP-dependent chaperone ClpB gives rise to the protein MAFRIDKLTTQAQNVVAEAQAQATSAGNAEIDPLHVLSAAVNQRDGITTPLLEKINVDVSKLKSLLVSELEKLPNASGMGQARVSAKLQAALEASATSAESLKDEYVSTEHLLVGLARTDNKAKNLLSLLGVSENDLLTAMSQIRGSARVTDPNAESTYQALEKFGIDLTQLAQSGKLDPVIGRDNEIRRVIQVLSRRTKNNPVLIGQPGVGKTAIAEGLALRIFEGDVPQSLKGKKVVSLDMGALVAGAKFRGDFEERLKSVLREVKDSDGKVILFIDELHLVVGAGNAEGSADAANLLKPELARGALRCIGATTLDEYRQHIEKDAALERRFQPVFVGEPNVEDTVAILRGLKPRYESHHGVRITDSALVAAANLSDRYISDRFLPDKAIDLIDEAASRLAMEKESVPEPIDRLQRRLRQLELVHRQLVDEQEASAVEKRVDVEAEMEAAKAELASLKEQWETEKMGLDDVQSVRQEVDQLQHRFAQLDAEAKEKQLRGESPEDAYSEMLQVQSRLRELQARIDEAEKRDESAQEESDGPADEKRRLLRKEVTEEEIAEVVSTWTGVPVTRMMETERAKLLVMEERLHQRVVGQDEAVTAVSDAVRRSRSGLQDPNRPIGSFLFLGPTGVGKTELCKALAEVMFDDDSAMVRIDMSEFMERHSVSRLIGAPPGYVGYEEGGKLTEAVRRRPYAVILLDEMEKAHPDVFNILLQVLDDGRLTDGQGRTVNFTNTVVVMTSNVGSQVIQRVTEEGGGEDEMRAAVEEALKARFLPEFLNRIDDTVIFHPLQQTQIRRIVELQLEELRTRLAANGLSVEISEAAIDQIAEVGYDPAYGARPLKRVIQREIQNPLASAILKNSYPEGTVIKIDHNGDGFVFSG